Proteins co-encoded in one Chionomys nivalis chromosome 6, mChiNiv1.1, whole genome shotgun sequence genomic window:
- the Sertad2 gene encoding SERTA domain-containing protein 2 — MLGKGGKRKFDDHEDGLEGKIVSPSDGPSRASYTLQRQTVFNISLMKLYNHRPLTEPSLQKTVLINNMLRRIQEELKQEGSLRPAFTPTSQPSDSLGDSCREAPPAFTHPAAPPAHPCDPGSTAPLEACLTPASLLEDDDTFCTLPAVPPTAPPRLSPPALPPEKDSFSSALDEIEELCPTSTSTEAVVTSAAHSPKGTSSESGVQKPDGPQEGRPDDSRFMDSLPGNFEITTSTGFLTDLTLDDILFADIDTSMYDFDPCTSTSGTSSKMAPVSADDLLKTLAPYSSQPVAPSQPFKMDLTELDHIMEVLVGS; from the coding sequence ATGTTGGGTAAAGGAGGGAAGCGGAAGTTTGATGACCATGAAGATGGGCTGGAAGGCAAAATCGTGTCCCCCTCCGACGGTCCATCCAGGGCGTCCTACACCTTACAGCGTCAGACTGTCTTCAACATTTCCCTTATGAAACTGTACAACCACAGGCCCCTGACAGAGCCCAGCTTGCAGAAGACTGTCTTAATTAACAACATGTTGAGGCGGATCCaggaggaactcaagcaggaaggCAGCCTGAGGCCTGCGTTCACCCCCACTTCCCAGCCCAGCGACTCGCTGGGTGACAGCTGCAGGGAGGCCCCACCTGCCTTCACGCACCCGGCCGCGCCTCCCGCTCACCCCTGTGACCCAGGAAGCACTGCACCCCTGGAGGCCTGCCTCACCCCTGCCTCCCTGCTAGAGGACGACGACACTTTTTGCACTTTGCCGGCTGTGCCGCCCACGGCTCCTCCCAGActctctcctccagccctccCGCCAGAAAAGGACAGCTTCTCTTCCGCCCTGGACGAGATTGAGGAGCTCTGTCCCACATCTACCTCCACAGAGGCCGTCGTGACGTCGGCAGCCCACAGCCCGAAAGGAACCTCCAGTGAGTCCGGCGTCCAGAAGCCTGATGGGCCGCAGGAAGGCCGCCCGGATGACTCACGATTCATGGACTCGCTGCCTGGGAATTTTGAAATCACCACTTCCACAGGTTTCCTGACAGACTTGACCCTGGACGACATCTTGTTTGCTGACATTGACACATCCATGTACGATTTCGACCCCTGCACATCCACATCAGGGACATCCTCCAAAATGGCCCCGGTGTCAGCTGACGACCTCCTCAAGACCCTGGCCCCCTACAGCAGTCAGCCTGTCGCCCCAAGTCAGCCTTTCAAAATGGATCTCACAGAGCTAGACCACATCATGGAGGTTCTTGTTGGGTCCTAA